The Methylomusa anaerophila genome has a segment encoding these proteins:
- a CDS encoding SpoIID/LytB domain-containing protein, with amino-acid sequence MLPRKIARKIMGSISVFLLIVLFGAQFPCQAKLEYDSSNTLKKTYEPSIKIGIAVNQSSVIISANTDFELAAASETGMKPTLILGKFRSKDRVVLTAKNGYVALNNKQMPVQSLAVILRHPNGIRSSEDSIEVSERHYRGSIEVRATGGNNGLTVINTVPVEQYLYGVIKNEISPDWPIEAVKAQAVAARTYAMANLNKHKADGFDVCTTTDCQIYGGRESEAFRAIEAVDSTRGLVLTYDGKLITAYFHSSSGGYTENSENVWSAYLPYLRGVVDTDQYSPYYKWDKSIPLHEVNAMLGKAGYKVGSLQAIELTPLSKPPVNVADRGISGRVKTLRLIGANGEVYITGAKFRSLFGLNSTLFDINFASAGQMAATDKTDAFKYRNTKVGNTSSTKNISSHNNIRYVINKKGSLVISGFGWGHGLGLSQWGAKAMADKAQGNPEYFKDILKHYYQGVEIIKLY; translated from the coding sequence TTGTTGCCTCGTAAAATAGCTCGCAAAATAATGGGGAGTATTTCCGTTTTTCTATTAATAGTTTTGTTTGGCGCTCAGTTTCCATGCCAAGCAAAATTGGAATATGATTCAAGCAACACGTTGAAAAAAACCTATGAGCCAAGCATTAAAATTGGGATAGCAGTCAATCAATCGTCGGTGATCATTTCTGCAAATACGGATTTCGAACTTGCCGCAGCTTCTGAAACTGGGATGAAGCCTACACTTATCTTGGGAAAGTTTCGCAGTAAAGACCGGGTGGTATTAACAGCAAAAAACGGCTATGTTGCCTTGAATAACAAACAAATGCCTGTACAATCATTAGCTGTCATCTTAAGACATCCGAATGGTATCCGCTCTTCAGAAGACTCTATCGAAGTGAGTGAGCGGCATTACCGTGGCAGCATCGAAGTTCGCGCAACTGGTGGAAACAATGGCCTGACCGTTATTAATACCGTTCCCGTAGAACAGTATCTTTACGGAGTTATCAAAAATGAAATATCCCCGGATTGGCCCATAGAGGCGGTTAAAGCCCAGGCTGTGGCTGCACGCACCTATGCTATGGCCAATCTTAATAAACATAAAGCAGACGGCTTTGATGTTTGTACAACCACTGATTGCCAGATCTATGGCGGACGGGAAAGTGAGGCATTCCGGGCAATTGAGGCTGTTGATTCCACCCGCGGGTTAGTACTTACATATGACGGCAAGCTAATTACGGCATATTTCCATAGTAGTTCCGGCGGATACACGGAAAACAGCGAAAACGTTTGGTCGGCATACCTGCCGTACCTTCGTGGAGTGGTTGATACAGATCAATATTCCCCTTATTACAAATGGGATAAAAGTATCCCATTACACGAAGTTAACGCTATGTTAGGTAAAGCTGGCTACAAGGTAGGATCATTACAAGCAATCGAATTGACCCCGTTAAGTAAGCCGCCCGTGAATGTTGCTGACCGGGGAATATCAGGCCGGGTTAAAACGCTTCGCCTGATAGGGGCTAATGGGGAGGTATACATCACCGGTGCAAAGTTTCGCAGTCTATTTGGACTTAACAGCACGCTTTTCGATATTAATTTTGCGAGCGCGGGACAAATGGCTGCCACGGACAAAACTGATGCTTTCAAGTACCGCAATACTAAGGTCGGAAATACTTCATCGACTAAAAATATTAGCAGCCATAACAACATACGTTATGTAATTAATAAGAAAGGCTCATTAGTTATATCCGGATTTGGTTGGGGTCATGGCCTGGGTCTTTCCCAATGGGGGGCAAAAGCCATGGCGGACAAGGCGCAAGGCAATCCCGAATATTTTAAAGATATATTGAAACACTACTACCAGGGTGTGGAGATCATTAAACTTTACTAA
- the queA gene encoding tRNA preQ1(34) S-adenosylmethionine ribosyltransferase-isomerase QueA: MLLSDFDYYLPEELIAQYPIEPRNHSRLLVVHRQSGLMEHQHFYNLQQYLQPGDTLVFNDTRVIPARLIGEKADTGSKVEVFLLNRNSGDQWECLVKPGKRARPGAIIEFGNLLRCEVIAGTDFGGRIVRFSYDGIFEEILDFLGETPLPPYIKETLHDKERYQTVYAKEKGSAAAPTAGLHFTSDMMTKLKEAGINLAFVTLHVGLGTFRPVSVADISQHSMHREYYSVSEETARIVNKTKAAGNRVIAVGTTAVRTLETAGKDGVLAAQSGWTNIFIYPGYRFRIIDALVTNFHLPKSTLLMLVSAFANRELILSAYAEAVAERYRFFSFGDAMLII; the protein is encoded by the coding sequence ATGCTGTTGTCTGATTTTGATTATTATTTGCCTGAAGAACTTATTGCCCAATACCCGATTGAACCGCGAAACCATTCTCGGCTGCTGGTGGTACACAGACAGTCTGGTTTGATGGAGCATCAACATTTTTACAATTTGCAGCAATATTTACAACCAGGGGACACCCTGGTTTTTAATGATACTAGGGTAATTCCAGCCAGACTTATTGGCGAAAAAGCAGATACCGGCAGTAAAGTGGAAGTATTTCTTCTAAATCGAAATTCCGGTGATCAATGGGAATGTTTAGTTAAACCAGGAAAACGAGCTCGGCCGGGAGCTATAATTGAGTTTGGTAATTTGCTCAGATGTGAAGTTATAGCAGGCACTGACTTTGGCGGACGCATTGTCCGCTTTAGTTATGACGGAATTTTTGAGGAAATACTGGATTTTTTGGGCGAAACCCCTCTGCCGCCTTATATCAAAGAAACCTTGCACGATAAAGAAAGATATCAGACGGTGTACGCGAAGGAAAAAGGATCAGCAGCAGCGCCAACCGCAGGCTTACACTTTACAAGCGATATGATGACCAAACTGAAAGAAGCGGGCATTAATCTGGCATTTGTAACCTTGCATGTCGGCTTGGGAACCTTTCGTCCCGTGAGTGTTGCCGATATAAGCCAGCACAGTATGCACAGGGAATATTACTCTGTATCCGAGGAAACAGCGCGTATTGTTAACAAAACTAAAGCTGCAGGCAACCGAGTGATCGCGGTGGGAACTACTGCAGTACGCACTTTAGAAACCGCGGGAAAAGACGGAGTTTTGGCAGCCCAAAGCGGTTGGACTAATATATTTATTTATCCAGGTTATCGGTTTAGGATCATAGACGCACTTGTTACCAATTTCCATCTCCCCAAATCAACTTTACTTATGTTAGTTAGCGCTTTTGCCAACAGGGAATTAATACTCTCCGCCTACGCTGAAGCTGTGGCGGAGCGGTACAGATTTTTCAGCTTTGGCGATGCCATGCTTATCATCTAA
- the tgt gene encoding tRNA guanosine(34) transglycosylase Tgt, whose translation MAITYELIKRCSQTGARVGKLYTPHGVFDTPIFMPVGTQATVKSMSPRELKDMGTGIILSNTYHLYLRPGHQLIAEAGGLHTFMHWDGGILTDSGGFQVFSLGPLRKITEDGVTFRSHIDGSKHFLSPEKATEVQMALGADIIMAFDECVPYPADYEYARLSTARTSRWAERCKAAHTRKDQGLFGIVQGGMHKDLRRISVSDLVSLDFPGYAIGGLSVGEPKPLMYEMLAYTVPLLPEKKPRYLMGVGTPDCLVEGVMYGIDMFDCVFPTRVARNGTVMTSRGRLVVKNAEYARDFQPIDPDCGCYTCRNFTRAYIRHLLKAEEIFGLRLTTIHNLYFLLSFMKNMRKAILEDKFLAFREEFWSHYRRQ comes from the coding sequence ATGGCTATAACTTACGAATTAATAAAACGGTGTTCCCAAACGGGGGCACGAGTTGGAAAATTATACACTCCACATGGAGTTTTTGACACGCCTATTTTTATGCCCGTAGGAACGCAAGCTACAGTTAAGTCAATGTCGCCCCGGGAACTAAAAGACATGGGAACGGGTATAATTTTAAGCAATACCTATCATTTATATCTGCGACCTGGTCACCAGCTGATTGCCGAAGCGGGCGGACTGCACACGTTCATGCATTGGGACGGTGGAATTCTCACCGATAGCGGTGGCTTTCAGGTATTCAGCTTAGGCCCTTTACGGAAAATCACTGAAGATGGGGTTACTTTTCGTTCTCATATTGACGGATCCAAGCATTTTCTTTCACCGGAAAAAGCCACTGAGGTGCAAATGGCGCTGGGGGCGGATATCATCATGGCTTTTGACGAATGCGTCCCTTATCCCGCCGATTATGAATACGCCCGCCTTTCAACGGCGCGTACCAGCCGTTGGGCTGAACGTTGTAAAGCAGCGCATACCAGAAAAGATCAGGGGCTTTTCGGAATTGTTCAGGGAGGAATGCATAAGGATTTACGCCGCATAAGCGTTAGCGATCTGGTTTCCCTTGATTTTCCCGGATATGCCATTGGTGGCTTGAGCGTAGGTGAACCAAAGCCTTTAATGTATGAGATGCTGGCATATACCGTTCCTTTATTGCCGGAAAAAAAGCCAAGATATCTAATGGGTGTCGGCACCCCGGACTGTCTTGTGGAAGGCGTAATGTATGGCATTGATATGTTCGACTGCGTCTTTCCGACGAGGGTAGCCCGCAACGGAACGGTTATGACCAGTCGCGGCCGGCTGGTAGTAAAAAATGCTGAATATGCCCGCGATTTTCAGCCGATAGACCCCGATTGCGGGTGCTATACCTGCCGTAACTTTACGCGGGCATATATCCGTCATTTGTTAAAAGCGGAGGAGATATTTGGTCTCCGGTTGACAACAATTCACAACCTTTATTTCTTGCTAAGTTTTATGAAAAATATGCGAAAGGCGATTCTGGAAGATAAATTCTTGGCTTTCCGGGAAGAGTTTTGGTCGCATTATCGCCGGCAATAG
- the yajC gene encoding preprotein translocase subunit YajC: MPEFSPEVLQMLQASWPIVLMGVIFYFLLYRPQKKEQQRRQEMLSNLKKGDRIVTIGGVHGTITALTDKVVTVKIADKVEIVVSRSAVSHYQNQDKNT; this comes from the coding sequence TTGCCGGAGTTTTCTCCCGAGGTATTGCAAATGTTACAGGCATCATGGCCGATCGTATTAATGGGGGTTATCTTTTATTTTTTACTGTATCGTCCGCAAAAAAAGGAGCAGCAGCGTCGTCAGGAAATGCTGAGCAATCTAAAAAAAGGGGATCGTATTGTAACGATTGGTGGCGTTCATGGTACGATTACGGCTCTTACCGACAAGGTTGTCACCGTAAAAATTGCTGATAAAGTTGAGATTGTCGTCTCTCGTTCGGCAGTAAGCCATTATCAAAATCAAGATAAAAACACCTAG
- a CDS encoding 5-formyltetrahydrofolate cyclo-ligase — MNSNEYQEVNKGAKKDLRKKLLAIRRSMTREEIASGSDKLAEHLFKWPQYQAARNIMLYLAMPDEPHMDKVIAHALAGGKTVCVPHMYETRGLMDAAIIQNLDDLVVGQFDLLVPNPATLKILDPSDLDLIIVPGVAYDRAGRRLGMGAGYYDRFLLRASKSELIGAAWAAQILDSVPVDEHDRPVNYLLTEEGILNCGKS; from the coding sequence ATGAATAGTAATGAATATCAGGAAGTAAATAAAGGCGCTAAAAAAGATTTGCGCAAAAAGCTTTTGGCTATCAGGCGCAGCATGACTCGTGAGGAAATCGCCTCAGGCAGCGACAAGCTGGCTGAGCATTTGTTCAAGTGGCCGCAGTATCAAGCAGCCAGGAATATCATGTTATATCTGGCCATGCCTGACGAACCCCACATGGATAAGGTCATTGCCCATGCGCTGGCCGGAGGCAAAACCGTCTGCGTGCCGCACATGTATGAAACCCGCGGGTTGATGGATGCAGCCATTATTCAAAATTTGGACGATTTGGTAGTGGGACAGTTCGATTTACTTGTACCTAATCCGGCGACCCTTAAAATTTTGGATCCTAGCGATCTTGACCTGATTATTGTGCCTGGTGTAGCGTATGATCGCGCCGGCCGACGCCTCGGAATGGGGGCAGGTTACTATGACCGGTTTTTGCTTCGGGCTTCAAAGTCTGAATTGATCGGCGCAGCATGGGCTGCTCAAATATTGGACTCTGTACCGGTTGATGAACATGACCGCCCGGTAAATTATTTACTTACCGAAGAAGGCATATTGAATTGCGGTAAAAGCTGA
- a CDS encoding HD domain-containing protein, translating to MVQVTSVEPITIADLKTDYEVSVYLTRSTKYLKRLGFTEHGLRHAGLVSALAYKVLQELGFPSRDCELAAIAGYLHDIANMINRYNHGGYGAVMAYNLLTRHGMIPEEIALVISAIGNHEEERGNAVNHVAAALILADKSDVHRTRVTNTDFAKFEIHDRVNYAVESSKLLIDRDIRNITLKLNIDTKICPVMEYFEIFLLRMIMCRRAAEFLECRFKLVINENELL from the coding sequence ATGGTGCAAGTCACTTCTGTAGAACCAATTACCATCGCCGATTTAAAAACAGATTATGAGGTATCTGTATATCTTACCCGCAGTACGAAGTATTTGAAACGTCTTGGTTTTACCGAACATGGGTTGAGGCATGCCGGTTTGGTGTCTGCTCTTGCCTATAAGGTATTACAGGAACTTGGGTTTCCGTCGCGTGACTGTGAACTTGCGGCAATAGCCGGTTATCTTCATGATATAGCCAACATGATCAACCGTTATAACCATGGGGGATACGGGGCCGTAATGGCTTATAATTTGCTTACCCGCCACGGGATGATACCTGAAGAAATTGCTTTAGTAATATCCGCTATCGGGAACCATGAAGAAGAACGAGGTAACGCGGTCAATCATGTTGCCGCCGCATTAATACTGGCTGACAAATCGGATGTACATCGCACCAGAGTTACTAATACTGATTTCGCCAAGTTTGAAATTCACGATCGGGTCAACTATGCTGTTGAAAGCAGTAAATTATTGATTGATCGAGATATACGTAATATTACGTTAAAATTGAATATTGATACGAAAATATGTCCAGTCATGGAGTATTTTGAAATCTTTTTGCTACGCATGATTATGTGTCGACGGGCTGCGGAATTTTTAGAATGCCGGTTTAAACTTGTCATCAACGAGAATGAGCTGCTGTAA
- the secD gene encoding protein translocase subunit SecD, protein MRWGNLTRFLLVVIAILVVAGYYMLPLALSIKQGLDLQGGTHIILEASDTPEAKVDEDAMQRVKQIIEHRINELGLTEPLVQRESDRRLIVELPGVKDPEKAIELLGKTALLEFQDESGAVVLTGKDLKDARAHIDQRKQNLVDIEFSDEGAKKFADLTAKNVGKHISILLDKQVLTSPVVQEAIPNGKAVITGNRSIEEAERLAILLRSGALPVKVDILETRTVGPTLGQDSKDKSIQAFMIGIAAIVVFMLLFYRLSGFVANVALILYVLLLLVSLKMLNATLTLPGIAGIILSMGMAVDANVLIFERFKEEYRAGKTLRTAMDAGFHRAFATILDSNVTTLIAAVVLFFLGSGAIKGFAITLGLGIILSMFTAITATRYILKMFIQANVIKNGKLFGA, encoded by the coding sequence TTGAGATGGGGTAATTTGACCAGGTTTTTGTTAGTGGTCATAGCTATACTGGTTGTCGCCGGCTATTATATGTTACCCTTGGCCCTTTCTATCAAACAAGGGCTTGATTTGCAGGGAGGCACCCATATTATATTAGAAGCATCCGATACACCGGAAGCAAAGGTTGACGAGGATGCCATGCAACGGGTAAAGCAAATAATTGAGCACAGGATAAATGAACTGGGACTTACCGAGCCGCTTGTTCAACGGGAGAGTGACAGGCGGCTTATCGTCGAACTTCCCGGGGTCAAAGATCCTGAGAAAGCAATTGAACTATTGGGCAAAACAGCGCTTTTGGAATTCCAGGATGAAAGCGGCGCTGTGGTGCTGACCGGCAAAGATCTAAAAGATGCCAGAGCGCATATTGATCAAAGGAAACAAAATTTGGTTGACATTGAGTTCTCGGACGAAGGGGCAAAGAAGTTTGCCGACCTGACAGCCAAAAATGTCGGTAAACATATTTCTATTCTTTTAGATAAGCAAGTATTGACCAGTCCGGTTGTTCAGGAAGCCATACCAAACGGCAAAGCTGTCATCACCGGTAACAGAAGTATTGAAGAAGCGGAAAGACTGGCAATTCTTCTAAGGTCGGGCGCGCTGCCTGTTAAAGTTGACATTCTGGAAACGAGGACAGTGGGACCGACTTTAGGACAGGATTCCAAAGATAAAAGCATCCAGGCCTTTATGATCGGCATTGCCGCCATTGTTGTTTTTATGCTGCTGTTTTACCGGCTGTCCGGTTTTGTGGCCAATGTAGCGCTGATACTATACGTATTGCTCTTGCTTGTTTCTCTCAAAATGCTTAATGCCACCTTAACATTACCCGGCATTGCCGGCATTATCTTATCAATGGGTATGGCCGTTGATGCCAACGTATTAATTTTCGAACGTTTTAAAGAAGAATACCGGGCCGGGAAAACCCTGCGGACGGCGATGGATGCAGGCTTTCACCGGGCTTTTGCCACAATTCTGGATTCAAACGTGACAACCTTGATTGCCGCAGTAGTATTATTTTTCCTGGGTTCAGGCGCAATTAAAGGATTTGCCATAACTTTGGGACTGGGGATAATACTCAGTATGTTTACGGCAATCACAGCTACCCGCTATATACTTAAAATGTTTATTCAGGCGAATGTAATAAAAAATGGCAAATTATTTGGGGCTTAG
- the secF gene encoding protein translocase subunit SecF has protein sequence MKFDIVGKRYWWFLLSTLVLIPGIISIFVQGFNLGIDFTGGTLLDLKFARPVTVAEIREAMKEHNLENSTIQLAATGQTEASPNVFVRTKVLSEEERKDVLKSLETKLGAFEILRVEKVGAVIGSELTTQALLALLASWVLIIIYITYRFEFKFAVSGILALIHDVLVVLGIFSLLQIEIDASFVAAVLTIVGYSINDTIVIFDRIRENLKTYRKGEGFQELVNRSIWQTMTRSIYTALTVLFATASLYFFGGESTKNFSLALLIGVTSGAYSSIFNASPIWVTWKEYDEKKRIEMKTKGVK, from the coding sequence ATGAAATTTGATATTGTTGGCAAACGATACTGGTGGTTTTTGCTCTCCACCCTAGTATTAATTCCCGGTATTATCTCCATTTTTGTGCAAGGATTCAATCTGGGGATTGATTTTACCGGCGGAACCCTATTGGATTTGAAATTCGCCCGGCCGGTCACTGTTGCGGAAATACGGGAGGCTATGAAAGAACATAATTTGGAGAATAGCACAATTCAGCTGGCTGCTACCGGACAAACGGAAGCATCACCAAACGTATTTGTCAGAACAAAGGTGTTATCGGAAGAAGAGCGTAAAGACGTACTAAAAAGTCTGGAAACCAAACTGGGAGCCTTTGAGATATTAAGAGTTGAAAAGGTTGGGGCCGTTATCGGTTCTGAGCTTACCACACAGGCTTTATTAGCGCTTCTTGCCTCTTGGGTTTTGATAATAATTTATATTACCTACCGGTTTGAATTTAAGTTTGCAGTTTCCGGAATTCTCGCCCTGATACACGACGTCCTTGTGGTTTTAGGTATTTTCTCCCTACTGCAAATAGAAATTGATGCTTCCTTCGTTGCGGCTGTTCTAACAATCGTCGGCTATTCCATCAACGACACAATCGTTATCTTCGACCGAATTAGGGAAAACCTGAAAACGTACCGTAAAGGAGAAGGATTTCAAGAATTGGTCAATCGCAGCATCTGGCAGACCATGACTCGATCAATCTATACCGCGCTCACCGTACTATTTGCTACAGCTTCTCTTTATTTTTTCGGCGGCGAAAGTACAAAAAACTTTTCGCTTGCACTTTTAATCGGTGTCACCAGCGGTGCGTATTCATCTATATTCAATGCCAGTCCAATATGGGTTACCTGGAAAGAATATGATGAAAAAAAGCGTATTGAAATGAAAACGAAAGGTGTTAAATAA
- a CDS encoding DUF456 family protein, with translation MLLGLICTLTHKFPGTLIILAGVFIYDVVTNFLPLDSRIVTTVILLAITAEVGGRLLRIYLTKGYEISKEFSINSLVAQSGGIVACDALLGPTIGLILWEFIIGKTFLPRVDTISTILFRLACVAFFRFLCGLIMIILILKYLII, from the coding sequence ATGCTGCTAGGCCTCATATGTACCCTGACTCATAAATTTCCCGGGACGCTCATCATTTTGGCCGGTGTTTTTATCTATGATGTCGTTACAAATTTTCTGCCGCTGGATAGCAGGATTGTCACAACTGTTATATTGCTGGCAATAACAGCGGAAGTGGGCGGTAGATTATTGCGCATATATCTAACCAAAGGCTACGAAATTTCTAAGGAATTTAGTATTAACAGTTTAGTAGCGCAGTCGGGAGGTATTGTTGCGTGTGACGCTCTGCTGGGTCCAACAATAGGATTGATTCTTTGGGAATTTATTATCGGTAAAACTTTTTTACCTCGGGTAGATACAATTTCAACAATATTGTTCCGGCTTGCCTGTGTTGCATTTTTTCGATTCCTATGCGGCTTAATAATGATTATTTTAATTCTAAAATATCTAATTATATAA
- a CDS encoding LapA family protein, translating to MSVFAVQNSFPVTVSFFAWSFQTSLVILILAAAIFGVLTVLSLVMPVQFRLQRRLHQSKQLQKDLEIENEKLRIQLAKELSKFTGNQTE from the coding sequence GTGTCTGTTTTCGCAGTCCAGAACTCATTCCCCGTGACGGTTAGTTTTTTTGCCTGGAGCTTTCAGACGTCACTTGTAATTCTAATTCTTGCCGCGGCAATTTTTGGGGTATTGACCGTATTGTCATTGGTTATGCCTGTACAATTTCGATTGCAGCGCAGATTGCACCAAAGCAAACAATTGCAGAAAGATCTCGAAATAGAAAATGAGAAACTCCGAATTCAACTGGCAAAAGAACTCAGTAAGTTTACAGGCAACCAAACGGAGTAA
- the recJ gene encoding single-stranded-DNA-specific exonuclease RecJ translates to MGRVKKSWRLLPVKDELASKLSQELNISEFIAKALINRGIENYSAAKEFLYAGEDHLSDPLLLKDMETAVKRIVRAIELKEKITVYGDYDVDGITCCAIVCKTFKRLGADIEYYIPDRQNEGYGLNGTALDSLIDTGTKLVITVDCGISATCEVERVRQKLDIIITDHHQPPLRLPPAYAVINPKQSGCTYPEKNLAGVGVAFKLCQALWQHYHGNTHLLLELVDIVALGTIADIVPLTGENRLLVKLGLQQLTKTTNVGLTALINVCGLAGKNIDSGNIGFLIAPRLNAAGRISHANIGVELLITKDAQEAEKLAIMLNDENVARQAIEKDITAKAEEQLKSINIPEAKVLVLAGEEWHPGVIGIVASRLVEKYYRPVIMISVRDGIGKGSCRSIPAFDMYSALSQCQNILIQFGGHHQAAGLTIAASLIGELKEQMSAIASQTLTVDDYIPILNIDSLVPFEEITDAFVEQLACLAPHGYGNPNPVFICEELVLADKRVIGRTGRHLKLLVKKYDKANDVIVWNLGELINDFQCNKNIDVVFYPKYNVWQGEKNIQLLAHDVRISKSASPLSEKPSSHPIDRSLIAKIYLLLKKLCQNSRPIKLSSSFFTNWFQEQCNIIIDLPSVELSLTVLQELNLIKYELRNNLYYVCLQPVPPRKLNLNESATYREYRV, encoded by the coding sequence ATGGGCAGGGTAAAGAAATCTTGGCGATTGCTTCCTGTAAAAGATGAATTAGCAAGCAAGTTGAGTCAAGAGTTGAACATATCAGAATTTATAGCCAAAGCGCTAATTAACCGCGGTATAGAAAACTATTCGGCAGCTAAAGAATTTTTATATGCCGGCGAAGATCATTTATCAGATCCTTTGCTGTTAAAAGATATGGAGACGGCGGTAAAACGTATAGTCCGTGCCATTGAACTGAAAGAAAAAATAACAGTATATGGAGACTATGACGTGGATGGCATCACGTGCTGCGCCATTGTCTGTAAAACATTTAAACGCTTGGGAGCTGACATAGAATACTATATCCCCGATCGTCAGAATGAGGGATACGGCTTAAATGGAACTGCATTGGATTCTTTGATAGATACGGGAACTAAACTGGTTATAACTGTGGATTGTGGTATAAGTGCAACTTGTGAAGTGGAGAGAGTTCGCCAAAAACTTGATATTATTATTACTGATCACCACCAACCGCCATTACGGCTTCCTCCCGCCTATGCAGTAATTAATCCGAAGCAGAGCGGGTGTACCTATCCTGAAAAAAACTTGGCGGGAGTAGGAGTTGCCTTTAAGCTTTGTCAAGCACTATGGCAGCATTATCATGGGAATACCCACTTGCTATTGGAGCTTGTCGATATTGTAGCTTTAGGTACCATCGCTGATATTGTTCCGCTGACAGGTGAAAACCGGCTATTAGTCAAGCTCGGATTACAACAGCTTACAAAAACGACCAACGTCGGTTTAACAGCATTGATTAACGTCTGTGGTCTGGCAGGCAAAAATATCGATAGCGGCAACATAGGGTTTCTTATCGCCCCCCGTTTAAACGCTGCTGGCAGGATTAGTCATGCCAATATAGGGGTAGAACTTTTAATAACGAAAGATGCGCAAGAAGCAGAGAAACTGGCTATAATGTTAAATGATGAGAATGTTGCGCGCCAGGCCATTGAAAAAGATATTACCGCTAAAGCGGAAGAGCAGTTGAAAAGTATAAATATACCCGAAGCCAAAGTGCTGGTACTCGCGGGAGAAGAATGGCATCCCGGCGTCATCGGTATTGTCGCGTCTCGTTTGGTAGAAAAATATTACCGTCCGGTGATCATGATCAGTGTTCGCGATGGCATCGGCAAGGGCTCTTGCCGCAGCATTCCGGCTTTTGATATGTATTCTGCTCTCAGCCAATGCCAGAATATATTAATACAATTTGGTGGTCACCATCAGGCTGCAGGGCTAACAATAGCTGCTTCCCTAATTGGTGAATTGAAAGAGCAAATGAGCGCAATTGCTTCCCAGACTTTAACAGTTGATGATTATATCCCTATTTTAAATATTGATTCCCTTGTACCCTTTGAAGAAATTACGGATGCTTTTGTTGAACAATTAGCCTGTTTGGCTCCCCATGGTTACGGCAATCCCAACCCTGTATTTATTTGTGAGGAATTAGTTTTGGCGGATAAGCGGGTGATTGGCCGGACCGGGCGTCATTTAAAGCTGTTAGTGAAGAAATATGATAAAGCCAATGATGTTATCGTTTGGAACTTAGGTGAACTTATTAATGATTTTCAATGCAACAAAAATATCGATGTAGTTTTTTATCCAAAATATAATGTCTGGCAAGGGGAAAAAAATATACAACTATTGGCTCACGACGTCCGGATAAGTAAATCTGCTTCTCCCCTTAGTGAAAAGCCCAGCTCTCATCCGATTGACCGCAGCCTAATCGCAAAAATATATCTGTTACTAAAAAAATTATGTCAAAACAGTCGGCCAATTAAGTTGAGCAGCAGCTTTTTTACCAATTGGTTCCAGGAACAATGTAATATCATAATTGATTTGCCGAGTGTTGAACTATCGCTAACTGTATTGCAGGAACTTAACTTGATCAAGTATGAATTAAGAAACAACTTATATTATGTTTGTCTCCAGCCTGTTCCGCCCCGAAAGCTTAATTTGAATGAATCGGCTACATACCGCGAGTATCGAGTATAA
- a CDS encoding adenine phosphoribosyltransferase, with protein sequence MCFDFSEKIRTVSNFPHEGIQFIDITTLLKDGNAFHMAIDSLAKVFQDKDIDIVVGPEARGFAVGAPVAYALGAGFVPVRKPGKLPAETLRLEYSLEYGKDVLEIHKDAIEPGNKVLIVDDLLATGGTTLATVKMVEILGGKVVGLAFLIELEFLHGRQVLPGYDITSLVKYSD encoded by the coding sequence ATGTGTTTTGACTTTAGTGAAAAAATCCGTACTGTTTCTAATTTCCCCCATGAGGGAATCCAGTTTATAGATATAACTACTTTACTAAAAGACGGCAATGCTTTCCATATGGCGATTGATTCTCTGGCTAAGGTATTTCAGGATAAAGATATTGATATTGTGGTGGGTCCGGAAGCAAGAGGCTTTGCCGTGGGTGCACCGGTTGCCTACGCTTTAGGAGCTGGTTTTGTTCCCGTACGCAAACCTGGTAAATTGCCGGCCGAGACACTTCGTCTGGAATATTCTTTAGAGTATGGAAAAGATGTTTTAGAGATACACAAAGATGCTATTGAGCCTGGAAACAAAGTACTCATTGTGGATGATTTGCTGGCAACCGGCGGTACTACTTTGGCGACGGTAAAAATGGTTGAAATTTTAGGCGGCAAAGTCGTAGGACTTGCATTTCTTATTGAACTTGAATTCTTACATGGACGTCAAGTATTACCAGGTTATGATATTACGTCATTGGTAAAGTATTCAGACTAA